A region from the Bacteroidota bacterium genome encodes:
- a CDS encoding DUF4173 domain-containing protein produces MDKKRDVLSVIISAVIITLLFHKQSLGLNLLFFETAFLIWLLFTKQIQRKNKTLLTFGTGLLLSAFITVFTHSVFAYVINFLSLFTFIGILIYPNVKSILNAIGLAFVSIFNSQIIFFNELFGIKFKGQKLGNHVWKYSIYIIPLIIIFIFIAIYSLSNPIFDNLVNWIASLFRKNLWAVFKHFDFAILITLFIGLFFANFLFLRTENKDIVDYDLNADDKLKRLKEGSSDGSSTNSLMNEYKAGVFLLIILNLLLVVLNAIDIKWVWFNFEWEGQYLKQFVHEGTYLLILSILISIFIVLFFFRANLNFYRKNRLLKILSYIWLAQNAVLVLSVAIRNYRYINYFALAYKRIGVIIFLILTLYGLYTVLIKVKLTKSAFYLFKKNTRALFVILFISSIFNWDGIIAQYNFKKANQSFLHLNYLSTLSDKTLPYLDKSLAEMEGIDELQKEKFPFNEIFMTPQAYVDSIYNRKITFKQKWESKSILSWNLPEYLAYKKLY; encoded by the coding sequence ATGGATAAAAAAAGAGATGTTTTAAGCGTTATCATATCTGCTGTAATCATTACATTATTGTTCCATAAACAATCGCTCGGATTAAATTTATTATTTTTTGAAACCGCTTTTTTAATTTGGCTATTATTTACAAAACAAATACAACGTAAAAACAAAACCCTTTTAACTTTTGGAACCGGTTTATTATTAAGTGCATTCATTACCGTATTTACGCACTCGGTTTTTGCCTATGTCATTAATTTTTTATCGTTATTTACATTTATAGGTATTCTGATTTACCCAAATGTCAAATCGATTTTAAATGCCATTGGATTAGCTTTTGTAAGCATTTTTAATTCGCAAATTATATTTTTTAACGAATTATTCGGTATCAAATTTAAAGGTCAAAAACTTGGTAACCATGTTTGGAAATACAGTATTTACATAATCCCCCTGATTATCATATTTATTTTCATTGCAATTTACAGTCTGTCGAATCCAATTTTTGATAATCTGGTTAATTGGATTGCTTCTCTTTTCAGGAAAAATCTATGGGCCGTTTTTAAGCATTTTGATTTTGCCATCCTCATTACTTTATTCATAGGCTTATTTTTTGCAAACTTTTTATTTTTAAGAACCGAAAATAAAGATATTGTTGATTATGACTTAAATGCCGACGATAAACTCAAGAGGTTGAAAGAAGGCAGTTCGGATGGTTCAAGCACAAATTCTTTGATGAATGAATACAAAGCCGGTGTTTTCCTGCTCATTATTTTGAATTTATTATTAGTGGTTTTAAATGCAATCGACATTAAATGGGTTTGGTTTAATTTCGAGTGGGAAGGTCAATATCTTAAGCAATTCGTTCATGAAGGAACCTATTTATTAATCCTTTCTATTCTGATCTCCATTTTTATAGTGCTGTTCTTTTTCCGGGCGAACCTGAATTTTTATCGTAAAAATAGATTATTGAAGATTTTAAGTTATATCTGGTTAGCTCAAAATGCAGTTCTTGTACTATCGGTGGCAATCCGAAACTATAGGTATATCAACTATTTCGCACTTGCCTATAAAAGAATTGGAGTTATTATTTTTCTGATATTGACCCTATATGGCTTATACACCGTATTGATAAAAGTCAAACTAACAAAATCTGCCTTCTATTTATTCAAAAAAAACACCCGGGCATTGTTTGTCATATTATTCATAAGTTCAATTTTTAACTGGGATGGAATAATTGCTCAATACAATTTCAAAAAAGCGAACCAATCATTTTTACACCTTAATTATCTTTCAACACTTTCAGATAAAACGCTTCCATATTTGGATAAATCACTTGCTGAGATGGAAGGAATTGATGAATTGCAGAAAGAAAAATTTCCTTTTAACGAAATATTTATGACCCCGCAAGCATACGTCGATTCTATTTATAACAGAAAAATTACTTTCAAACAAAAATGGGAATCAAAAAGTATTTTGTCGTGGAATTTACCGGAGTACCTGGCTTACAAAAAATTGTATTGA